A DNA window from Mycolicibacter hiberniae contains the following coding sequences:
- a CDS encoding acyl-CoA dehydrogenase family protein, which yields MTGGSARLDAGEAKLGTPHGPGGSARLDAGEAKLGTPHGTTEFRLQVRQWCRDNIPADWRRAQTGVSEREFVDFQRSWFATLHSAGFAVPHWPGEWGGGMSVAEQAVLYQELAAHDAPRLVLAFVGIHHAAATLLAAGTDEQRRRHLPAILDGEIWVQGFSEPEAGSDLASLRTTARRVGENYVVNGQKLWASGARHAQWCLLLARTDPHAPKRKGISYFLLDMATPGVQVRPIRNAVGDNHFCEIFLDDVVIPATNLIGAENTGWQVAQATLGAERGLTMLELAERLGCAGFRWLAQAAPAGDPVVADRLAQLETEITGLRSMCRELVRNAEAGTAGPADASIVKLVYSELLQQLTDFGAEIAGPQAHTVLDKPLSSGWESGSWVLDFIGSWEWTIPGGSSEIQRSIIGERGLGLPREPSMP from the coding sequence ATGACCGGCGGTTCAGCGAGGCTCGACGCAGGAGAGGCGAAGCTGGGAACGCCGCATGGGCCCGGCGGTTCAGCGAGGCTCGACGCAGGAGAGGCGAAGCTGGGAACGCCGCATGGCACCACCGAATTCCGGCTCCAGGTGCGGCAGTGGTGCCGCGACAACATCCCGGCCGACTGGCGGCGCGCCCAGACCGGGGTGAGTGAGCGTGAATTCGTCGACTTCCAGCGCAGCTGGTTCGCCACCCTGCACAGCGCCGGGTTCGCGGTCCCGCACTGGCCGGGCGAATGGGGCGGCGGGATGTCGGTGGCTGAGCAGGCCGTGCTGTACCAGGAGTTGGCCGCCCACGACGCCCCGCGGCTGGTGCTGGCTTTCGTCGGCATTCACCACGCCGCGGCGACGCTGCTGGCCGCCGGCACCGACGAGCAGCGCCGCCGGCACCTGCCGGCGATCCTGGACGGCGAGATCTGGGTGCAGGGCTTCTCCGAACCGGAGGCGGGCTCGGACCTGGCGTCGCTGCGGACCACCGCACGCCGCGTCGGTGAGAACTATGTGGTCAACGGCCAGAAGCTGTGGGCCAGCGGCGCCCGGCACGCCCAGTGGTGCCTGCTGTTGGCCCGCACCGACCCGCACGCCCCCAAGCGCAAGGGCATCTCCTACTTTCTGTTGGACATGGCCACCCCCGGGGTGCAGGTGCGGCCGATCCGCAACGCCGTCGGCGACAACCATTTCTGCGAGATCTTCCTCGACGACGTGGTCATCCCGGCGACCAACCTGATCGGCGCGGAGAACACCGGATGGCAGGTGGCGCAGGCGACGCTGGGCGCCGAACGCGGCTTGACCATGCTTGAGCTGGCCGAACGGCTGGGGTGCGCCGGATTTCGCTGGCTGGCGCAGGCCGCGCCCGCCGGGGACCCGGTGGTGGCCGACCGGTTGGCCCAGCTGGAAACCGAGATCACCGGACTGCGCAGCATGTGCCGGGAACTGGTGCGCAACGCCGAAGCCGGCACCGCCGGACCGGCGGACGCCTCGATCGTCAAGCTCGTCTACAGCGAGCTGCTGCAACAGCTCACCGACTTCGGCGCCGAGATCGCCGGTCCGCAGGCCCACACGGTGCTCGACAAGCCGTTGTCCAGCGGCTGGGAATCGGGATCGTGGGTGCTGGACTTCATCGGCTCCTG